The Fulvia fulva chromosome 13, complete sequence genome window below encodes:
- a CDS encoding FAD-binding monooxygenase moxY, whose translation MPPFLNGHGEADFKIPPPGFSPPKRHQRNQQPVDYSTPGSTGYNVPQNTTWRDPNNREIRVLTIGAGISGILMAYQLQKHCENVEHVVYEKNEDIGGTWYNNRYPNCGCDIPSHAYTYQFALNPDWPRFFSFAPDIWAYLNKVCETFDLKKHMKFHVEVVGCYWQEHAGEWVVKLREHLPNHEVREFEDRCNMLLYGAGVLNNFKFPDITGLQDRFKGRVIHTARWPKDYKEEDWAKERVAVIGSGASSIQTVPGMQPHAKHLDIFVRTGVWFGVIAGNSGSQAKEYSEEERETFRRDPKAVVAHAREIEEQVNGMWGGFYAGSMGQKMGSEYFRKRMAEHIKDERLLQGFSPKFGLGCRRITPGDPYMQAIQKENVDVHFTPVESCTEKGVVGGDGVEREVDTIICATGFDVSYRPRFPVVGKNGVDLREKWEDLCPESYLGLAIPDMPNFLTFIGPTWPIENGSVMAPLHSVSEYAIQLVKRMQNENIRSWVPRQDITDSFNDHVQEWIKHTVWKNDCRSWYKNNETGRVNAIWPGSSLHYQQVIETPRYEDFEIHSFNDNPWAHLGMGWTVQDRKGPKEEDVCPYFNVKNIDPKWYEACGGDARLLSERPQPDILEQETAQAGQQFLWPTGA comes from the exons ATGCCCCCCTTCCTCAACGGCCACGGCGAAGCCGACTTCAAAATCCCACCACCCGGCTTCTCACCGCCCAAACGCCACCAGCGCAACCAGCAGCCAGTAGACTACTCAACCCCAGGCTCAACCGGCTACAACGTCCCCCAGAACACAACATGGCGGGATCCCAACAACCGCGAGATCCGCGTTCTGACCATTGGGGCGGGAATTTCGGGGATTCTGATGGCGTATCAGTTGCAGAAGCATTGTGAGAATGTGGAGCATGTGGTTTATGAGAAGAATGAGGATATTGGAG GAACGTGGTACAACAACAGATATCCAAATTGTGGGTGTGATATTCCGAGTCATGCTTATACGTATCAGTTCGCCTTG AACCCAGATTGGCCACGCTTCTTCTCCTTCGCTCCGGATATCTGGGCATACCTCAATAAAGTCTGCGAAACGTTCGACCTGAAGAAACACATGAAGTTCCATGTCGAAGTCGTCGGATGCTACTGGCAAGAGCATGCCGGCGAGTGGGTAGTGAAGCTGCGAGAGCATCTCCCAAACCACGAAGTGCGTGAATTCGAGGATCGGTGTAATATGCTGCTGTACGGTGCTGGTGTGCTCAACAACTTCAAG TTCCCTGACATCACAGGCCTCCAAGACCGCTTCAAGGGTCGCGTCATCCACACTGCCCGAtggcctaaggactacaAGGAAGAAGACTGGGCAAAGGAGCGAGTCGCAGTCATCGGATCCGGCGCTTCGTCTATACAGACAGTCCCTGGAATGCAACCACACGCAAAACATCTCGACATCTTCGTCCGTACAGGCGTCTGGTTCGGTGTAATCGCTGGCAATTCCGGAAGTCAGGCCAAGGAATACTCCGAAGAAGAACGAGAGACCTTCCGACGCGATCCAAAGGCTGTCGTTGCGCACGCACGAGAGATCGAGGAGCAGGTCAATGGCATGTGGGGCGGTTTCTATGCTGGTTCCATGGGCCAGAAGATGGGCTCGGAATACTTCCGGAAACGTATGGCCGAGCACATCAAGGATGAGCGTCTGCTGCAAGGTTTCTCGCCCAAGTTTGGACTAGGCTGCCGTCGTATTACACCTGGAGATCCGTACATGCAAGCCATCCAGAAGGAGAATGTCGATGTACACTTCACTCCTGTGGAGAGCTGCACCGAGAAGGGTGTGGTAGGTGGCGACGGCGTGGAGCGTGAGGTGGACACAATCATCTGCGCAACTGGATTCGATGTGTCGTATCGCCCTCGTTTCCCCGTCGTTGGCAAGAATGGTGTCGACTTGAGGGAGAAGTGGGAGGATCTGTGTCCTGAATCGTACCTCGGCCTTGCTATTCCGGACATGCCAAACTTCCTCACATTCATAGGCCCAACCTGGCCAATAGAGAATGGAAGCGTGATGGCACCGTTGCATTCGGTCTCTGAGTATGCTATTCAATTAGTGAAGAGGATGCAGAATGAGAACATCCGAAGCTGGGTGCCGAGGCAGGATATCACCGACAGCTTCAATGATCATGTCCAGGAGTGGATCAAGCACACTGTCTGGAAGAATGACTGCCGAAGTT GGTACAAGAACAACGAAACCGGCAGGGTGAACGCCATTTGGCCAGGCTCCTCGCTGCACTATCAGCAGGTCATCGAGACGCCGCGATACGAAGATTTCGAGATCCACTCATTCAATGACAACCCATGGGCTCATCTAGGTATGGGCTGGACGGTACAGGATCGTAAAGGACCAAAGGAGGAAGATGTCTGCCCGTACTTCAATGTGAAGAACATTGATCCCAAGTG GTACGAAGCATGTGGCGGTGATGCTCGCTTGCTGTCAGAACGTCCTCAGCCCGATATCCTGGAGCAGGAAACTGCTCAAGCTGGACAACAGTTCCTATGGCCAACCGGAGCGTAG
- a CDS encoding General amino acid permease AGP2, with protein sequence MAFTTPEYEGDLEKKGGVYEQKGDLHQIITTQDGEIAENADNLHRRLDNRQIQLIAIGGSIGTAVFVSIGSGLERGGPGSLFLAYLIYSCFMGLVNNCTAEMITLFPVSGGFVRLAGHFVDEAFGFMAGWNFFLYEALIIPFEVTALTTVIGFWSDNIPAYAIPIGCIVLYGLINILAVKAYGEAEFWLSGGKVILLFLLFMFTFVTMVGGNPQGDAYGFRYWNNPGAFEEHRTTGTLGRFEGFLACLWSASFTVVGPEYVSMVAAEAKRPRIYIKAAFKTAYWRFGLFFIGSALCVGIVCAYNDPVLVGIVTGEATGGGTATASPYVIAMRNLRINGLPHLVNALLCTSIFSAGNTYVYCATRTLYGLALEGRAPGVLKYCTKSGVPLFAFAVVMIFPCLSFLQLSNGSAKVLGWLINLVTAGGVINFISMCITYIFFYRAVMAQGVDRKSFPYCGWFQPYGAYIALAWLIMIVTCYGYSSFRPFSVENFFIYYALLILAPINYIGWKLIKRTKLIKPHEADLVWERPTIDAYEATFIDPPTGFWREMLALVGIGRKKHQDRRRSSVTEQPYRH encoded by the exons ATGGCTTTCACTACACCCGAGTACGAGGGTGACCTCGAGAAGAAGGGTGGCGTCTATGAGCAGAAGGGTGACCTTCACCAGATCATCACCACCCAGGATGGCGAGATCGCAGAGAACGCCGACAACCTCCACCGTCGTCTTGACAACAGACAGATTCAACTCATCGCTATTGGTGGATCGATAGGAACTGCTGTCTTCGTCAGTATCGGCAGTGGTCTTGAACGAGGTGGTCCTGGATCTTTGTTCTTGGCATACCTGATCTACTCTTGCTTCATGGGTCTCGTCAACAACTGCACAGCTGAGATGATCACCCTCTTCCCTGTCTCTGGTGGATTCGTCCGTCTCGCTGGACACTTCGTCGAcgaggcctttggcttcaTGGCTGGCTGGAACTTCTTCCTGTACGAGGCATTGATCATTCCTTTCGAAGTGACGGCTCTCACTACCGTCATTGGATTCTGGAGCGACAACATCCCGGCATATGCAATCCCAATCGGCTGCATCGTACTCTATGGTCTGATCAACATTCTCGCAGTGAAGGCATACGGAGAGGCTGAATTCTGGTTGTCGGGCGGCAAGGTCATCTTGCTCTTCCTGCTGTTCATGTTCACATTCGTGACCATGGTCGGCGGCAACCCACAAGGTGACGCCTATGGCTTCAGATACTGGAACAACCCCGGCGCATTCGAAGAGCACAGAACTACCGGCACACTTGGCAGATTTGAGGGTTTCCTCGCTTGCCTGTGGTCTGCATCCTTCA CCGTCGTCGGACCAGAGTATGTCTCCATGGTCGCCGCTGAGGCCAAGCGCCCCCGTATCTACATCAAGGCTGCCTTCAAGACTGCATACTGGCGTTTCGGACTGTTCTTCATCGGAAGTGCTCTCTGTGTCGGTATCGTCTGTGCCTACAACGACCCAGTTCTCGTCGGTATCGTCACTGGTGAGGCTACTGGTGGAGGCACCGCCACTGCCTCGCCTTATGTCATTGCTATG CGCAACCTGCGAATCAACGGCCTGCCACATCTCGTCAATGCCCTGCTCTGCACCTCAATCTTCAGCGCCGGCAACACCTACGTCTACTGCGCTACCCGAACCCTCTACGGCCTGGCTCTCGAGGGCCGCGCTCCAGGTGTCCTCAAGTACTGCACCAAGAGCGGAGTCCCACTTTTCGCCTTCGCCGTCGTCATGATCTTCCCCTGCCTCTCCTTCCTGCAGCTCAGCAACGGCTCCGCAAAGGTCCTCGGCTGGCTCATCAACCTCGTCACAGCAGGCGGTGTCATCAACTTCATCTCCATGTGCATCACCTACATCTTCTTCTACCGTGCCGTCATGGCCCAGGGTGTCGACAGGAAATCGTTCCCATACTGTGGCTGGTTCCAGCCATACGGCGCATACATCGCCCTCGCCTGGTTGATCATGATCGTGACTTGCTACGGATACTCCAGCTTCCGGCCGTTCAGCGTGGAGAACTTCTTCATCTACTACGCCCTATTGATACTCG CCCCAATCAACTACATCGGCTGGAAACTCATCAAGCGCACCAAACTCATCAAACCCCACGAAGCCGACCTCGTCTGGGAGCGTCCAACTATCGACGCCTACGAGGCTACCTTCATCGACCCGCCGACTGGCTTTTGGCGAGAGATGCTGGCGCTGGTTGGTATTGGGAGGAAGAAGCATCAGGATAGGAGAAGGTCGAGTGTGACGGAGCAGCCGTATAGGCATTGA
- a CDS encoding Averufin oxidase A: protein MPTYALLGATGATGSSVLRCLLAAPPPDLELNILVRSKSKLLKPFPSLANRTDFAIRIVEGASTNTAALQQCLEDADVAFMCVADNASSKGVSITYDTASAMITTLTMLRKLQASDYSPPTILQLRSASLNPKLSCQVPRFVYNMVSFCLHYNHLDVVRACELYDAAADDNLLEYIYVDPPTIHDAFGTNRTGHKLIPCNVPVCAKQETALSYADLGASFVEIAERRHEFANQPVGVTATGKVKETWGVLAGYLFDGARGRVNAWMEERRTKAWMSDKKAIKTANLFLYCGM from the coding sequence ATGCCTACCTATGCGCTTCTAGGAGCGACCGGCGCGACAGGCTCATCCGTCTTACGATGTCTGCTCGCAGCACCACCTCCAGACCTCGAACTTAACATCCTCGTTCGCTCGAAATCCAAACTCCTCAAGCCATTCCCATCCCTTGCCAACAGGACCGACTTCGCCATTCGCATCGTTGAGGGTGCCTCAACCAACACCGCCGCGCTCCAACAATGCCTCGAAGACGCCGACGTAGCATTCATGTGTGTGGCCGATAATGCCTCGTCAAAAGGCGTCTCCATCACCTACGACACCGCCTCTGCCATGATCACAACCCTGACGATGCTGCGCAAACTGCAAGCCAGCGATTACTCTCCACCCACCATCCTCCAGCTCCGCAGCGCCTCCCTCAACCCTAAGCTCTCCTGCCAGGTCCCACGCTTCGTGTACAACATGGTCTCCTTCTGTCTACACTACAACCACCTCGACGTCGTCAGAGCCTGCGAGCTCTACGACGCTGCCGCGGACGACAACTTACTGGAGTACATCTACGTCGACCCGCCCACCATCCACGATGCCTTTGGCACAAACCGCACAGGCCACAAACTCATCCCCTGCAACGTCCCCGTCTGCGCCAAACAAGAGACTGCCCTAAGCTACGCCGACCTCGGCGCAAGCTTCGTCGAGATCGCAGAAAGACGACATGAATTCGCGAACCAACCTGTTGGCGTGACAGCCACGGGCAAGGTCAAGGAGACGTGGGGAGTTCTAGCCGGATATCTCTTCGACGGTGCGAGGGGTAGGGTCAATGCGTGGATGGAGGAGCGGAGGACGAAGGCGTGGATGAGTGACAAGAAAGCAATCAAGACTGCGAACTTGTTTCTTTACTGTGGCATGTGA
- a CDS encoding Cytochrome P450 monooxygenase cypX, with protein sequence MVRIGPKEVDVADPAAAREVHRMGTVFTKAPFYRLLSPGPVDNIFNFRDQKKHSQRRKLYAKGFTLVELRRNWETTINKTIRMAVQKMKEEAANGDTELMGWWTLMANEIVCRLTFNGGHGTVEKGIKDPFVLMLEKRKGDLAHLLKMFIPPLYYVGRVLGKVNTRMNDIFYSQEKMFKAGAGVVQSARQDKEAGEFNQNLFAKALQEGEGDAATLTDTDIMTDAGALLLAGSDPTAISLTFLVYLVLSRPELQKQLEEEVASIDGEVTDTACEGLPLMNAVIDESMRLYGAAPGGLPRSPAAGGAKLGGYYMPEGTVVDTQNRSLHTDEGTWKDGQAFDHTRFLPENRLEFSAHQKMAFNPFGQGSRQCLGIHLGKLEMRLAVAHFFRELRGAKLAKSATPESMAVVDSFVAGVPRERKCEVTMKARSDAHVIGVLEPREKRPSSSSGSFTQD encoded by the exons ATGGTCCGGATTGGCCCCAAGGAAGTGGACGTGGCTGACCCAGCGGCGGCACGAGAAGTCCATCGCATGGGCACTGTATTCACCAAGGCACCGTTCTACCGTCTCCTGTCCCCAGGTCCAGTCGATAACATCTTCAACTTCCGCGACCAGAAGAAGCACAGCCAGCGTCGCAAGCTATACGCCAAGGGCTTTACTTTGGTCGAGTTGCGGAGGAATTGGGAAACCACGATCAACAAGACCATCCGCATGGCTGTACAGAAAATGAAGGAAGAAGCTGCCAACGGCGACACAGAGCTCATGGGCTGGTGGACGTTGATGGCCAACGAGATTGTCTGCCGCTTGACCTTCAACGGTGGCCACGGAACTGTCGAAAAGGGTATCAAAGATCCATTCGTCCTCATGCTCGAGAAGCGTAAAGGCGATCTTGCGCATCTCCTCAAGATGTTCATCCCTCCTCTTTACTACGTCGGCCGTGTGCTTGGAAAGGTCAACACGCGCatgaacgacatcttctaCTCGCAGGAGAAGATGTTCAAGGCTGGTGCTGGCGTCGTCCAGAGTGCTCGTCAGGACAAGGAGGCTGGCGAGTTCAACCAGAACTTGTTCGCGAAGGCGCTGCAGGAAGGCGAGGGCGATGCCGCGACATTGACTGACACCGACATCATGACCGATGCTGGCGCACTGCTGTTGGCGGGCTCCGACCCGACTGCCATCTCGCTGACGTTCCTGGTCTACCTCGTGCTGAGCAGGCCCGAGCTCCAGAAGCAGCTGGAGGAGGAAGTCGCATCGATCGATGGCGAAGTGACTGATACGGCGTGTGAAGGTCTGCCACTCATGAACGCGGTCATTGACGAGAGCATGCGCCTGTATGGTGCCGCTCCGGGAGGTCTTCCTCGTAGCCCAGCGGCCGGAGGTGCCAAGCTGGGTGGGTACTACATGCCCGAAGGCACTGTCGTCGATACGCAGAACCGGTCTCTACACACGGATGAAGGCACGTGGAAGGATGGCCAGGC ATTCGACCACACTCGCTTCCTGCCAGAGAACAGGCTGGAGTTCTCCGCGCACCAGAAGATGGCATTCAACCCATTCGGCCAAGGCTCAAGACAGTGTCTGGGTATCCATCTGGGCAAGCTGGAGATGCGCCTTGCCGTCGCTCACTTCTTCCGGGAGCTGCGGGGAGCCAAGCTGGCCAAGTCGGCAACACCCGAGAGCATGGCGGTGGTGGACAGTTTCGTGGCGGGTGTGCCGAGGGAGCGGAAATGCGAGGTGACGATGAAGGCACGATCAGATGCACATGTGATTGGGGTGTTGGAGCCGAGGGAGAAACGCCCATCAAGTTCCAGTGGCAGCTTTACGCAAGATTGA